A stretch of Lutra lutra chromosome 9, mLutLut1.2, whole genome shotgun sequence DNA encodes these proteins:
- the IL1R1 gene encoding interleukin-1 receptor type 1 isoform X2: MNSLRFFFEGSKLQLICNVSGQFSDSVFWKWNGSAIDEDDSVLAEEYVLVKNPSERGKDTVIAILNISEVENRFYLYPFTCIARNTDGLSSTYIQLIHPVPDFRKHTIGVFVMLTVIITCSVFIYKIFKVDIVLWYRDSCYDFLPKKASDGKIYDAYILYPKTLGEGSTCPSDIFVFKVLPEVLEEQYGYKLFIYGRDAYVGEDIVDVTNENIRKSRRLIIILVPEATGLGCLGNSSEEQIAMYNAFVQDGIKIVLLELEKIQDYEKMPETIKFIRQKHGAIRWSGDFREGLWSAKTRFWKKVRYHMPVQRQPPSSKPQFLSWATRPDSKKTLQKEVQVPLG; the protein is encoded by the exons ATGAATTCACTCAGGTTTTTCTTTGAAG GATCCAAGCTGCAATTAATCTGCAATGTCAGTGGCCAGTTTAGTGACTCTGTCTTCTGGAAGTGGAATGGGTCAGCAATTGACGAGGACGACTCCGTGCTGGCAGAGGAATATGTGCT AGTAAAAAATCcttcagaaagaggaaaggataCAGTCATCGCCATTCTTAATATTTCAGAAGTGGAAAATAGGTTTTATCTATATCCATTTACTTGTATAGCCAGGAATACAGATGGCCTAAGTTCAACTTATATCCAATTAATACATCCAG TGCCTGATTTCAGGAAGCACACGATTGGTGTATTTGTCATGTTAACAGTAATAATTACATGCTCTGTTTTCATCTACAAAATCTTCAAGGTTGACATTGTGCTTTGGTACCGGGATTCTTGCTATGATTTTCTCCCCAAAAAAG cTTCAGATGGAAAGATCTATGATGCTTACATTCTATATCCAAAGACTCTTGGGGAAGGGTCCACCTGTCCCTCagatatttttgtgtttaaagtCTTGCCTGAGGTCTTAGAAGAACAGTATGGATATAAACTGTTCATTTATGGAAGGGATGCCTATGTTGGGGAAG ACATTGTTGACGTCACTaatgaaaacataaggaaaagcaGAAGACTGATTATCATTTTGGTCCCAGAAGCAACAGGATTGGGCTGCCTGGGGAATTCATCTGAAGAGCAGATAGCCATGTACAATGCTTTCGTTCAGGATGGAATTAAAATTGTCCTGCTCGAACTGGAGAAAATCCAAGACTATGAAAAAATGCCAGAAACCATTAAATTCATCAGACAGAAACATGGGGCCATACGCTGGTCAGGGGACTTTAGAGAGGGGTTATGGTCTGCAAAGACAAGGTTCTGGAAGAAGGTCAGATACCACATGCCAGTCCAGCGGCAGCCCCCTTCATCCAAACCCCAGTTTCTGTCCTGGGCCACAAGGCCAGACTCTAAGAAAACGCTGCAGAAGGAGGTGCAGGTGCCTCTCGGGTAG